From Streptomyces sp. NBC_01754, a single genomic window includes:
- a CDS encoding MerR family transcriptional regulator, producing the protein MLIGEVARRSGVSARMLRHYESLGLVRPSGRTGSGYREYSGKDLRRIFHIESLRSLGLSLREIGRALEDPGFTPSALVGDLVRRTRERIAAESELLTRLRRIDATDPAGWEDVLQVVALLQALGSKSANARQRAALSSADEVVVPVEALVEAALGEAEPTVAGALRWALARSGDGGPELLAEGLGSPVAAVRERAVQCLAELPGDEATAQLREALVNPDVVVRGYAALALGTRGVVDVVPTLIDMIVEGRNDTDAADALSVLSSDEATADRIATGLVDRIAHGTTGAPARGRLTQALAGIPGATASHALVELSHDGERAVALTAAYLLQLRDTR; encoded by the coding sequence GTGTTGATCGGTGAGGTGGCACGACGGTCCGGGGTCAGTGCCCGCATGCTCAGGCATTACGAGTCGCTCGGCCTGGTGCGGCCTTCGGGTCGTACGGGCTCCGGTTATCGGGAGTACTCCGGGAAGGACCTCCGGCGGATCTTCCATATCGAGAGCCTGCGGTCGCTGGGGCTGTCGCTGCGTGAGATCGGGCGCGCGCTCGAAGATCCCGGCTTCACGCCTTCCGCTCTCGTCGGCGACCTCGTCCGTCGGACGCGCGAACGCATCGCGGCGGAGAGTGAGCTGCTCACGCGGCTGCGCCGGATCGATGCCACGGACCCCGCCGGCTGGGAGGACGTCCTCCAGGTCGTCGCGCTCCTCCAGGCGTTGGGGTCCAAGAGCGCCAACGCGCGCCAGCGGGCGGCTCTTTCCTCGGCCGACGAGGTCGTGGTTCCGGTGGAGGCCCTGGTCGAGGCGGCACTTGGTGAGGCGGAGCCGACCGTCGCGGGGGCCCTTCGGTGGGCGCTGGCGCGATCGGGCGACGGTGGCCCGGAACTGCTGGCGGAGGGCCTCGGCTCACCGGTGGCCGCGGTACGGGAACGTGCCGTTCAGTGCCTCGCCGAGCTGCCCGGTGACGAGGCCACCGCGCAGCTGCGGGAGGCTCTCGTGAATCCCGACGTCGTGGTCCGCGGATACGCGGCTTTGGCTCTCGGGACGCGTGGAGTGGTCGATGTGGTTCCGACGCTCATCGACATGATCGTGGAGGGAAGGAACGACACCGATGCGGCCGATGCGCTGAGCGTGCTGTCCAGTGACGAGGCGACGGCGGACCGGATCGCGACCGGGCTCGTCGACCGGATCGCCCACGGCACCACCGGGGCGCCTGCGCGCGGACGGCTGACCCAGGCGTTGGCGGGCATCCCGGGGGCGACGGCCTCGCATGCCCTCGTGGAGCTGTCGCATGACGGGGAGCGTGCCGTCGCGCTGACCGCGGCGTACCTTCTCCAGCTTCGCGACACACGGTGA